In the Vanessa cardui chromosome 10, ilVanCard2.1, whole genome shotgun sequence genome, one interval contains:
- the LOC124533195 gene encoding uncharacterized protein LOC124533195, giving the protein MGRRRSLCMFLALSLLANALCLPSSLMRSKRQASPSNEISTSDSEANEVKLSSAPDSSLNTVNYDLPPSIPYNDDDDDDFDTPTTYPSDGGGSNIFSLLKLVTAFLPGSSTSSSSPDTTDEHAPSPLWTLKLDILRAILQFGTSILGVASSAVFSSSSAS; this is encoded by the exons ATGGGTCGTAGACGCAGCTTGTGTATGTTCCTGGCTTTGTCACTTTTGGCAAATGCACTTTGCCTGCCATCTAGTCTAATGCGGTCGAAGAGGCAGGCGTCTCCTTCG aacGAAATATCAACATCTGATAGCGAAGCGAACGAAGTGAAACTATCAAGCGCGCCTGATTCCAGTCTAAACACCGTCAATTATGACTTACCACCTTCCATACCTTACAAtgacgatgacgatgatgaCTTCGACACGCCCACAACATACCCCTCAGATGGCGGTGGCAGTAACATCTTCAGCTTACTCAAATTAGTAACCGCCTTCCTACCTGGATCAAGTACTTCAAGT AGTAGTCCAGACACTACTGATGAACATGCACCATCACCTCTGTGGACTCTGAAGCTTGATATCTTACGAGCTATATTACAGTTTGGAACTTCAATACTGGGGGTGGCATCGTCTGCAGTTTTTTCTTCGTCTTCTGCTTCATAG
- the LOC124533196 gene encoding pheromone-processing carboxypeptidase KEX1 has translation MVKRNMPKIIIRRQGLADNEIDIDYLADLKPPTFQKQEYDNNDSNSNSEQENEIDDDAAEQSLEDDRNNSEQDSDSNLDESDDDDYDEPPGGGDGEGGGILGLLAGLSGGDGQSDLGSLLATIGGIVANLSGDGIDLNALIASGIGLFVGLLSEGEENPGAIIASYLLTSLDTITGGGAKNNGAFFGKFLSKLVKGTSAAGDPDASSEEDNGNKMIMADSAGFFLSFITSLLGDMSKSSSSSQPWRRYFKET, from the exons ATGGTGAAACGTAACATGCCAAAAATCATTATCCGTAGACAAGGACTTGCTGATAACGAGATCGACATTGATTACCTAGCTGATTTGAAACCCCCAACATTCCAAAAGCAGGAATATGATAACAATGATTCTAATAGTAATTCTGAACAAGAAAATGAAATTGATGATGATGCTGCCGAACAGAGCTTAGAAGATGATAGAAATAATTCAGAACAAGATTCGGACTCAAATTTAGATGAAAGTGATGACGACGATTACGATGAACCACCAGGAGGTGGGGATGGTGAGGGGGGTGGGATTTTAGGTCTACTGGCTGGGCTCAGCGGAGGT GATGGTCAGTCAGATTTAGGATCTCTTCTTGCGACAATCGGCGGAATTGTTGCCAATTTGAGT ggcGATGGCATTGACCTGAACGCTCTTATTGCGTCTGGTATAGGACTATTCGTTGGATTATTG TCCGAAGGCGAAGAGAATCCAGGAGCTATAATAGCGAGTTATCTTCTAACGTCATTGGATACCATCACTGGTGGCGGAGCT AAAAATAATGGAGCATTCTTTGGAAAATTCTTATCGAAATTGGTTAAGGGTACTAGTGCT GCAGGAGATCCAGATGCAAGCTCTGAAGAAGACAATGGAAACAAAATGATTATGGCAGACTCTGCTGGATTTTTCTTGAGCTTCATCACATCTCTGTTAGGAGATATGTCTAAGAGCAGCTCCAGTTCCCAACCATGGAGAAGATATTTTAAAGAGACCTGA